GCGACATCACATCGGCCGCGCGCTGTAGGGTGGCGCCGGCTCGGCGCCAGTCGTTCGACTGCTGGAGGATCGCGGCGCGCGCGCTCTGTAAGGCCGCCGAAGCATTGTTGAGGGGTTGACGGACCTCATGGGCGAGTGAGGCCAGCAAGGCCTCGCGTTGCATCAGAAGCTGCTCGCGTTCGTGCAGAAGCTGCGCCAGTTCGGTAGCACGTAGCTCTGACTGTCGGCGCTGCTCGAGTTCGCGCGTCAGCGCTACGGTACGAGCCACTTCCATGGCCTGCGACGATTCGAGTGTGATGCCGATATAACCAAGATTGCCGTATAGCGCGGCAACCAGGCTTGCGATATAGACGACGGCGACTTCCGCTCCTGGCGCGAAGGCCCGGTACTCCTGCTTCTGAAGCGCGACCGACAGGCCCCGCACGACAAGGGCCAACGCAAAGAACAGGTAGGCGCCCGACACCAAGCCGGCGCTGCGATATCGCGTATGCCGGTAGAGCCGTGCTGCGGTCCATGCCACCCAGCTTGATGCGAAGACGTAGAAGCTGCTGACCACGATTACGCGCGTGCCGTCGGACGCGTCGACGATCCGCATGGTCACGTAGGACGCACAGGCAAGCAGCCACAGGCCGAGCATGCGAGCCAAGGGCGGCCGTTCCCCGAGAGCCCGGATCAGCGCTGAGCCCAGCAGGACCCAGGCTGTAAACACGACCAAATTGGCGACGGTCAAGGTCAGCCAGTCAGGCAGTTGCCCGCGTAGACCGAGCAGGACGAATGAAACACCGTAAAGAGTGCTTCCCAAGCTCCAGAGCCAGGCGGATTGGCGATAGTCGCTGGTGCGGACAATGCTCCAGGCAACGAAGGGCAGGGCGACGTACAGGAAGCCGATGACTTGCAGTGCGGTCTGCGGATGGAAATTCATGAGCCGATCAACGGTTGCGGGCCATCCGTTCAACTGGCCGACAACTGGGCCCTGAATTGGTACCCGACGCCTGACTTCGATTGCAGCGGTACCAGGCAGGGGGTTGCGCGCTCGATGCGTCGACGCAGGCGGTAGATGGCTGCGTTTACGCTGTCTCCGGTCTCAACGTCGGCTGACGGCTTGCCAAGCAGTTGCCGCAGCGTCTCCCGGGGTACGACCTCACCCGCTGCCTGCGCAAAACAATCAACCAGCGCCAGATCAGTCTCACTGAGATCGATCCTTGCGCCATCCGGCGCAATCAATTGCT
This portion of the Paucibacter sediminis genome encodes:
- a CDS encoding sensor histidine kinase, which encodes MNFHPQTALQVIGFLYVALPFVAWSIVRTSDYRQSAWLWSLGSTLYGVSFVLLGLRGQLPDWLTLTVANLVVFTAWVLLGSALIRALGERPPLARMLGLWLLACASYVTMRIVDASDGTRVIVVSSFYVFASSWVAWTAARLYRHTRYRSAGLVSGAYLFFALALVVRGLSVALQKQEYRAFAPGAEVAVVYIASLVAALYGNLGYIGITLESSQAMEVARTVALTRELEQRRQSELRATELAQLLHEREQLLMQREALLASLAHEVRQPLNNASAALQSARAAILQQSNDWRRAGATLQRAADVMSHVTAAVDNTLADAVLLDDALPLEKDDVDIDTLIDLTLGDFAPSERERIQVVRETLTRTATMHMGLMRLALRNLLANALGCSPANAQITIHIIESEEPLALLLDVADEGPGVPVELIDRLFTRGARAGNARTGLSHGLGLYIVRRIMERHRGQVILIRNSPAGATFRVVIPQGA